In Propionicimonas paludicola, a single window of DNA contains:
- the arr gene encoding NAD(+)--rifampin ADP-ribosyltransferase — translation MDASAPLDPGPFFHGTKADLGLGATIEPGFASNFGRGDRANFVYFTATMDAAVWGAELAAGEGAGRIYQVEPVGAFEDDPNLTNTRFEGNPTRSYRTREPLKVVGEVVDWQPHPPEVLQHMLDHVAELKAQGVEAIND, via the coding sequence ATGGACGCATCCGCACCGCTGGACCCAGGACCCTTCTTCCACGGCACGAAAGCCGACCTCGGGCTCGGCGCCACCATCGAGCCCGGCTTCGCGTCCAACTTCGGACGCGGTGACCGCGCCAACTTCGTCTACTTCACGGCCACCATGGACGCCGCCGTCTGGGGTGCCGAGCTGGCCGCCGGTGAGGGCGCTGGCCGGATCTACCAAGTCGAGCCGGTCGGAGCCTTCGAGGACGACCCGAACCTGACCAACACCCGCTTCGAGGGCAACCCGACCCGCTCCTACCGCACCCGCGAGCCACTGAAGGTGGTCGGCGAGGTGGTCGACTGGCAGCCACACCCACCGGAGGTCCTGCAGCACATGCTCGACCACGTGGCCGAACTCAAGGCCCAAGGCGTCGAAGCCATCAACGACTGA
- a CDS encoding IMPACT family protein, with protein MSVELPSTIAARVEHELVIKKSRFIATIVPVLSVAEADAEIAALRRHYWDARHNCVALIVGRNADQQRSSDDGEPSGTAGVPMLEVLRQRHLTDLVAVVTRYFGGVLLGAGGLVRAYSSAVSEALDAASLVRRAVLTEVGVDVPAAEAGRADNWLREWASGHGGVLEAPTWSEFARFTVLVPPAQLGPFADDLAAFSAGSLRLDPGADRVVDLPR; from the coding sequence GTGAGTGTCGAGCTGCCGTCCACGATTGCGGCCCGGGTCGAGCACGAGCTGGTGATCAAGAAGTCCCGGTTCATCGCCACCATCGTCCCGGTGCTCAGCGTGGCCGAGGCCGATGCCGAGATCGCCGCTCTGCGCCGCCACTACTGGGACGCCCGGCACAACTGCGTGGCGCTGATCGTCGGCCGCAACGCCGACCAGCAGCGTTCCTCCGACGACGGCGAGCCGTCCGGGACGGCCGGCGTCCCGATGCTGGAAGTCCTCCGGCAGCGGCACCTGACCGACCTGGTCGCCGTTGTCACCCGCTACTTCGGCGGAGTGCTGCTGGGCGCCGGCGGGCTGGTCCGGGCCTACTCATCCGCCGTGTCCGAGGCATTGGACGCCGCCTCGCTGGTCCGTCGGGCCGTGCTCACCGAGGTCGGCGTGGACGTCCCCGCGGCCGAGGCCGGACGTGCCGACAACTGGCTGCGCGAGTGGGCGTCCGGGCATGGCGGGGTGCTGGAGGCGCCCACTTGGAGCGAGTTCGCCCGCTTCACCGTGCTGGTCCCCCCGGCTCAACTCGGCCCGTTCGCCGATGATCTGGCCGCCTTCTCGGCCGGCTCGCTGCGCCTCGATCCTGGCGCCGATCGGGTGGTCGACCTGCCTCGCTGA
- a CDS encoding helix-turn-helix domain-containing protein: protein MSNEDIGAATKALAEAVSALTRSVTKNLGEVGMDVNAQVAGSLRAASEELSAASARISKAGSSSARKRSEQTRARLIEAAAKLFAERGYEAASLGDVAAEAGFTKGAVYANFASKEDLLLAVAAEVGECNRVWLAENHDNPDALRVLEASESLKLTQVLAIEIALYAARHPELQATIVELMGPGLSGVAELVAVSRGRDRSQPTEADQDDAMGILAIRSYVQLMAPTTADPRAWDAASRLIGRILDGR from the coding sequence GTGAGCAACGAGGACATCGGAGCGGCCACCAAGGCGCTCGCCGAGGCGGTCAGTGCCCTGACCAGGTCGGTGACCAAGAACCTGGGTGAGGTCGGCATGGATGTGAACGCCCAAGTGGCGGGCTCCTTGCGGGCTGCCTCCGAGGAGCTCTCGGCGGCTTCGGCTCGGATCAGCAAGGCGGGGTCGTCCTCGGCGCGGAAGCGTTCGGAACAGACCCGGGCTCGGCTGATCGAGGCCGCCGCCAAGCTGTTCGCCGAGCGGGGCTACGAGGCGGCCAGCCTGGGTGATGTGGCCGCGGAGGCCGGCTTCACCAAGGGAGCGGTCTATGCCAACTTCGCCAGCAAGGAGGACCTGCTGCTCGCCGTGGCCGCCGAGGTCGGCGAGTGCAACCGGGTCTGGCTGGCCGAGAATCACGACAACCCGGACGCGCTGCGCGTCCTGGAGGCCAGCGAGTCGCTCAAGCTCACCCAGGTGCTGGCCATTGAGATCGCCCTCTACGCGGCCCGGCACCCCGAACTGCAGGCCACCATCGTCGAGCTGATGGGCCCCGGCCTGTCCGGCGTGGCCGAGCTGGTCGCCGTCTCCCGGGGACGGGACCGGTCGCAGCCCACCGAGGCTGACCAGGACGACGCCATGGGCATCCTGGCCATCCGGTCCTACGTGCAGCTGATGGCCCCGACCACGGCGGATCCACGCGCCTGGGACGCGGCGTCCCGGCTGATCGGACGGATCCTGGACGGTCGCTGA
- a CDS encoding RNA-binding S4 domain-containing protein, with amino-acid sequence MEIEIGEETIRLGQLLKFANLVADGAEAKTLIIDGAVRVDGEVETRRGRQVGIGSTVEIDLRQGRQELLVVHPGGRGRLLRPTLRDSRSDGHTEPAGDR; translated from the coding sequence ATGGAGATCGAAATCGGCGAGGAGACCATTCGCCTAGGTCAGCTGCTCAAGTTCGCCAACCTGGTCGCCGACGGCGCAGAGGCCAAGACGCTGATCATCGACGGCGCCGTCCGGGTCGACGGCGAGGTCGAGACCAGGCGCGGACGCCAGGTCGGCATCGGCTCCACCGTCGAGATTGACCTTAGGCAGGGACGCCAGGAGCTGCTCGTCGTGCACCCGGGAGGCCGGGGCCGGCTCCTCAGGCCGACCCTGCGTGACTCACGCTCGGACGGGCACACCGAGCCCGCGGGCGACCGCTAG
- a CDS encoding RecQ family ATP-dependent DNA helicase, with amino-acid sequence MLDALAALRRLVGNPDADFRDGQAEAIQALVADRRRALVVQRTGWGKSAVYFVTTMLRRAEGAGPTLIVSPLLALMRDQIGAAERAGIRAVTLNSSNATQWDEVREALRADAVDLLLVSPERLNNPGFREHQLPDLAERCGLLVIDEAHCISDWGHDFRPDYRRIKDLLADLPASTPVLATTATANARVVADVAEQLSVGADGSPHEVLTLRGGLARDSLRLGVLPMASPVQRLAWLHTHLAELPGSGIIYTLTVAGAEDLARSLRSAGHEVAAYTGRTDTAERELLEGRLRANEVKALVATSALGMGFDKPDLGFVLHLGAPSSPVAYYQQVGRAGRATERADVVLLPGREDAEIWHYFATSSMPQQERAEAVIGALAEAGRPLSTAALEAVVDIRRSRLELLLKVLDVEGAVQRVTGGWVATGRPWSYDAERYERVAAARDREQQLMVAYETTSQCRMRFLQEALDDPSAADCGRCDTCLAAAGQPSWFDAYIDESKVALAEEQLAQLGVEIEPRSMWPTGMDRLGIRIKGRIAPDASAASGRAVARLTDLGWGSELRALFAAPDAPLPTKLAAACVEVLKAWPWDRRPVAVVAMPSAGRPQLLDSLARGLAQVGRLQYLGAIDLVRTESSGPGGNSAFRLADVWGRFAISPELASALAGLDGPVLLVDDLADSRWTLTVAAKLLREAGADEVLPFALAVVA; translated from the coding sequence ATGTTGGATGCCCTCGCCGCGCTGCGGCGGCTGGTCGGGAACCCCGACGCCGATTTCCGCGACGGCCAAGCCGAAGCGATCCAGGCGCTGGTGGCCGACCGGCGGCGGGCCCTGGTCGTCCAGCGCACCGGCTGGGGCAAGTCGGCGGTCTACTTCGTGACCACCATGCTGCGCCGCGCCGAGGGCGCCGGGCCGACGCTGATCGTCTCCCCGCTGCTCGCGCTGATGCGAGATCAGATCGGTGCGGCCGAACGCGCTGGGATCCGCGCGGTGACCCTGAACTCCTCGAACGCGACCCAGTGGGACGAGGTCCGCGAGGCGCTGCGCGCCGATGCCGTGGATCTGCTGCTGGTCAGCCCGGAGCGGCTGAACAACCCGGGCTTCCGCGAGCATCAGCTGCCGGACCTGGCCGAGAGATGCGGCCTGCTGGTCATCGATGAAGCCCACTGCATCAGCGACTGGGGCCACGACTTCCGTCCGGACTACCGGCGAATCAAGGATCTGCTGGCCGACCTCCCGGCGTCGACGCCGGTGCTCGCCACCACGGCCACGGCCAATGCCCGGGTGGTCGCCGACGTGGCCGAGCAGCTGAGCGTCGGGGCGGACGGCTCGCCCCACGAGGTGCTCACTCTCCGCGGCGGCCTGGCCCGGGACTCGCTGCGACTAGGGGTGCTGCCGATGGCCAGCCCCGTCCAGCGGCTGGCCTGGCTGCACACTCACCTGGCCGAGTTGCCGGGCAGCGGCATCATCTACACCCTCACTGTGGCCGGCGCAGAGGATCTGGCCCGGTCGCTGCGGTCGGCCGGCCACGAGGTCGCCGCCTACACCGGCCGCACCGACACCGCCGAGCGGGAGCTGCTCGAAGGCAGGCTGCGGGCCAACGAGGTGAAGGCGCTGGTCGCCACCAGCGCCCTGGGAATGGGATTCGACAAGCCTGATCTCGGCTTCGTCCTGCACCTGGGGGCACCGTCCTCTCCGGTCGCCTACTACCAGCAGGTCGGACGCGCCGGCCGTGCCACCGAGCGGGCCGACGTGGTCCTGCTGCCCGGTCGGGAGGACGCGGAGATCTGGCACTACTTCGCCACCTCGTCGATGCCGCAGCAGGAGCGCGCCGAGGCCGTGATCGGGGCGCTGGCCGAGGCCGGGCGTCCGCTGTCGACGGCGGCGCTGGAGGCCGTCGTCGACATTCGCCGCTCGCGGCTGGAGTTGCTGCTCAAGGTGCTCGACGTCGAAGGCGCGGTGCAGCGGGTCACCGGCGGCTGGGTGGCGACGGGGCGTCCATGGAGCTACGACGCCGAGCGGTACGAAAGGGTCGCCGCGGCGCGGGACCGGGAGCAGCAGCTGATGGTCGCCTACGAGACGACCAGCCAGTGCCGGATGCGGTTCCTCCAGGAGGCGTTGGACGATCCGTCCGCCGCCGACTGCGGGCGCTGCGACACCTGCCTGGCCGCGGCCGGGCAGCCGTCGTGGTTCGACGCCTACATCGACGAGTCGAAGGTGGCGCTGGCCGAGGAACAGCTCGCCCAGCTCGGCGTGGAGATCGAGCCTCGCTCCATGTGGCCCACCGGGATGGACCGGCTTGGGATCCGCATCAAGGGGCGGATCGCACCGGATGCGTCGGCCGCGTCCGGGCGTGCGGTGGCCCGGCTGACCGATCTGGGCTGGGGCTCGGAGCTGCGCGCGCTGTTCGCCGCACCGGACGCCCCGCTGCCGACGAAGCTCGCCGCCGCCTGTGTGGAGGTACTCAAGGCGTGGCCGTGGGACCGTCGGCCGGTGGCGGTGGTGGCCATGCCGTCCGCAGGCCGTCCACAGCTCCTGGACAGCCTGGCCCGCGGGCTGGCCCAGGTCGGCCGGCTGCAGTACCTGGGGGCAATCGATCTGGTGCGGACGGAGTCGTCCGGCCCGGGCGGCAACAGCGCCTTCCGGCTCGCGGACGTCTGGGGCCGGTTCGCGATCAGCCCCGAGTTGGCTTCTGCGCTGGCCGGCCTCGACGGCCCGGTGCTGCTGGTGGACGACCTGGCCGACTCGCGATGGACCCTGACCGTGGCCGCGAAGCTGCTGCGTGAGGCCGGGGCCGACGAGGTGCTGCCGTTCGCTCTGGCCGTCGTGGCCTGA
- a CDS encoding ABC transporter permease — MSELTLSVTPPGTDRVARAARQAAKVRRWGWWYQAEWRLFSMKAYLSSIFGWAVLVPLLYVLAMGVGLGALVDGRSGGIDGVPYLIFVAPGLLVSTAVMSFSNEMMFPVMSGFKWQELYFARAATSGSAGQVAIAELVAVTIRSLGESAIFWVVLISLGATSGGLSALMIPIGALSGLALGAPIAAYSATLANEGFQFSMIQRFVLNPMFLFAGTFYPLATMPIYLQWIGWISPMWHGTQLARALSFGLPLSGAEIGFHLGFLVLAATIGCVLTVRNFRRRLTK; from the coding sequence TTGAGTGAGTTGACTCTGTCCGTCACGCCGCCCGGCACCGATCGGGTGGCGCGTGCCGCCCGGCAGGCGGCCAAGGTGCGTCGCTGGGGCTGGTGGTACCAGGCCGAATGGCGGCTGTTCAGCATGAAGGCCTACCTGAGTTCGATCTTCGGCTGGGCAGTCCTGGTGCCGCTGCTGTACGTGCTGGCCATGGGTGTCGGTCTGGGTGCCCTGGTGGACGGACGCAGTGGCGGCATCGACGGTGTCCCTTATCTGATCTTCGTGGCGCCCGGGCTGCTGGTCTCCACGGCGGTGATGTCGTTCAGCAACGAGATGATGTTCCCGGTGATGAGCGGCTTCAAGTGGCAGGAGCTGTACTTCGCCCGGGCCGCGACCTCGGGCAGTGCCGGCCAAGTGGCGATCGCCGAGCTGGTCGCCGTGACCATTCGCTCACTAGGTGAATCGGCCATCTTCTGGGTGGTGCTGATCAGTCTGGGGGCCACCAGTGGCGGCTTGTCGGCGCTGATGATCCCGATCGGCGCGCTGTCCGGGCTGGCCCTGGGCGCCCCGATCGCGGCGTACTCGGCGACCCTGGCCAACGAGGGCTTCCAGTTCTCGATGATCCAGCGGTTCGTGCTGAACCCGATGTTCCTGTTCGCCGGCACCTTCTACCCGCTGGCCACGATGCCGATCTACCTGCAGTGGATCGGCTGGATCTCCCCGATGTGGCACGGGACGCAGCTGGCCCGGGCGCTGAGCTTCGGGCTGCCGTTGTCCGGGGCTGAGATCGGGTTCCACCTGGGCTTCCTGGTCCTGGCCGCCACGATCGGCTGCGTCCTGACTGTCCGCAACTTCCGACGGAGGCTGACCAAGTGA
- a CDS encoding carboxymuconolactone decarboxylase family protein, producing MTEMTERQRRFEHGKEVLEAIDGTAGVKVIDALGDISPELAHQVVAWGFGEIYSRPGLEPRDRQLVTLGMLTALGGCEPQLEVHINASLNVGLTPQQIVEALLHSAVYCGFPRALNATFIAKKVFAERGLLPADEPAGSR from the coding sequence ATGACTGAGATGACCGAACGACAGCGGCGCTTCGAGCACGGCAAGGAGGTGCTCGAGGCGATCGACGGGACCGCCGGGGTGAAGGTCATCGACGCGCTCGGGGACATCTCCCCGGAACTGGCCCATCAGGTCGTCGCCTGGGGCTTCGGAGAGATCTACTCTCGTCCGGGCCTCGAACCGCGAGACCGTCAGCTCGTCACTCTCGGGATGCTCACCGCGCTCGGCGGCTGTGAACCGCAGCTGGAGGTACACATCAACGCGTCGCTGAATGTCGGGCTCACCCCGCAGCAGATCGTCGAGGCGCTCCTGCACTCCGCGGTCTATTGCGGCTTCCCGCGGGCCTTGAACGCGACCTTCATCGCCAAGAAGGTCTTCGCCGAGCGCGGTCTGCTGCCAGCCGACGAGCCGGCGGGCAGTCGTTGA
- a CDS encoding DUF4921 family protein, producing MQPYLRDPEFLTQLKDGTTKQLNPFSGTEVWTVAGRGNRPLGVSLPDPVPLDAAQHDRHCAFCNGRKLETPPEKSRVVRRPDGAWETRYRTPAEELDATVAEFRRIPNLFEILSYDYWHLNYGYQLPDRIRERRDAYLASPAGKAHVLSVVAAKLAASGRTPDEIAALGEDERLEYASGFFGGGHDVIVARRHFVDGATDNTQLASSGTLTPDEHHQFQKFTVESAAGLFESNRYARYVAVFQNWLRPAGASFDHLHKQLVAIDERGVQHELAMQRLRANPNIYNEFGPNYAAYKNLILAENEFAIAFAGFGHRYPTVEIYSKSEACDPWNHTEDELRAVSDLVHAMHAATGVAVPCNEEWHYRPIDTDLPMPWRVMLKWRTSTLAGFEGATKIYLNTIDPYGLRDRLVPKLWQLRDAGLIAGSLQIATEAPCKPNPLRYRTNRS from the coding sequence GTGCAGCCGTATCTCCGTGATCCGGAGTTCTTGACGCAACTCAAGGACGGCACCACCAAGCAACTCAATCCGTTCAGCGGCACCGAGGTGTGGACCGTGGCCGGCCGCGGGAACCGTCCACTCGGGGTGAGCCTGCCCGATCCGGTCCCGCTGGACGCCGCCCAACACGACCGTCACTGCGCCTTCTGTAACGGCCGCAAGCTCGAGACCCCGCCGGAGAAGTCGCGGGTGGTGCGCCGTCCGGACGGTGCCTGGGAGACCCGCTATCGGACCCCGGCCGAGGAGTTGGACGCCACGGTGGCCGAGTTCCGCCGCATTCCGAACCTGTTCGAGATCCTCAGCTACGACTACTGGCACCTGAACTACGGCTACCAGCTGCCCGACCGGATCCGCGAGCGCCGTGACGCCTACCTGGCTTCGCCGGCCGGCAAGGCCCACGTGCTCTCGGTGGTCGCGGCCAAGCTGGCCGCCAGCGGGCGTACCCCCGACGAGATCGCAGCTCTCGGCGAGGACGAGCGGTTGGAGTACGCGTCCGGGTTCTTCGGCGGTGGCCACGACGTGATCGTGGCCCGCCGGCATTTCGTGGACGGCGCCACCGATAACACTCAGCTGGCTTCGTCGGGCACCCTGACTCCGGACGAGCATCACCAGTTCCAGAAGTTCACCGTGGAGTCGGCAGCCGGGCTGTTCGAGTCGAATCGCTACGCCCGCTACGTGGCGGTGTTCCAGAACTGGCTGCGTCCGGCCGGGGCGTCGTTCGACCATCTGCACAAGCAGCTCGTGGCCATCGACGAGCGTGGCGTCCAGCATGAGCTGGCCATGCAGCGGCTGCGCGCCAACCCGAACATCTACAACGAGTTCGGCCCCAACTACGCCGCCTACAAGAATCTGATCCTGGCCGAGAACGAGTTCGCCATCGCGTTCGCCGGCTTCGGACATCGCTACCCGACCGTGGAGATCTACTCCAAGTCCGAGGCCTGCGACCCGTGGAACCACACCGAGGACGAGCTGCGCGCGGTCTCGGACCTGGTGCACGCCATGCACGCCGCCACCGGGGTGGCCGTGCCCTGCAATGAGGAGTGGCACTACCGTCCGATCGACACCGATCTGCCGATGCCCTGGCGCGTGATGCTGAAGTGGCGGACGTCCACGCTGGCCGGCTTCGAAGGTGCCACCAAGATCTACCTGAACACCATCGACCCTTATGGGCTGCGGGATCGCCTGGTCCCCAAGCTCTGGCAGCTGCGGGACGCCGGTCTGATCGCCGGCTCCCTGCAGATCGCCACCGAGGCCCCCTGCAAGCCCAACCCGCTGCGCTACCGCACCAACCGCTCCTGA
- a CDS encoding MerR family transcriptional regulator has product MAEDEAGLTIAQMSAATGVTAYTLRYYERAELIQSVARNSGRQRRYSAADVEWVKFLLRLRETGMPIAQMREYAVLRAQGPITTEPRLRLLQAHQANLHEKIARLHAHELALANKLTAYQAELDAQQAHAQNGAGDD; this is encoded by the coding sequence GTGGCAGAGGACGAGGCAGGGCTCACGATTGCGCAGATGAGCGCGGCGACCGGAGTGACCGCGTACACACTGCGGTACTACGAACGTGCCGAGCTGATCCAGTCGGTTGCGCGGAACTCCGGACGGCAGCGCCGCTACTCGGCGGCGGACGTGGAGTGGGTGAAGTTCCTGCTGCGGCTTCGGGAGACCGGCATGCCGATCGCCCAGATGCGCGAGTACGCGGTGTTGCGGGCACAAGGTCCGATCACGACCGAGCCTCGTCTGCGACTACTCCAGGCGCATCAGGCGAACCTGCACGAGAAGATCGCGCGGTTGCATGCTCACGAGCTGGCATTGGCCAACAAGCTCACGGCCTACCAAGCCGAGCTAGACGCACAACAAGCACACGCGCAGAACGGAGCAGGGGATGACTGA
- a CDS encoding ABC transporter permease produces MSATSVRPDGGVRGWFAANSSGNVRAVVERGFRVVGSQNWAIIVSGFFEPVLYLLSMGYGVGALVGDVTGPGGRPIAYAAFIAPALLATSAMNGALYDSTWNVFFKLRFAKLYQGMLATSLGPLDVAAGEIFMALFRGLLYALGFTAVIAALGLATSWWALAMIPVALLIALGFASLGMAVTSYFTTFQQMDWINIVLLPMFLFSATLFPISAFPQAVQWFIMALPLWHGVELMRQLSVGHFEASTAVHLSYFVALSVLGIAFTTRRLRSLFLR; encoded by the coding sequence GTGAGTGCCACCTCTGTGCGTCCGGACGGCGGCGTCCGCGGCTGGTTCGCCGCCAACTCCTCTGGCAACGTTCGCGCTGTCGTCGAGCGCGGCTTCCGGGTGGTCGGCAGCCAGAACTGGGCCATCATCGTGTCCGGCTTCTTCGAGCCGGTGTTGTACCTGCTCAGCATGGGCTACGGGGTCGGTGCCCTGGTCGGTGACGTGACCGGGCCGGGCGGGCGTCCGATCGCCTACGCCGCCTTCATCGCGCCGGCGCTGCTGGCCACGTCCGCCATGAACGGGGCGCTGTACGACTCCACCTGGAATGTGTTCTTCAAGCTGCGCTTCGCCAAGCTCTACCAAGGGATGCTGGCCACCTCGCTCGGCCCGTTGGACGTGGCCGCCGGCGAGATCTTCATGGCCCTGTTCCGCGGCCTGCTTTACGCGTTGGGCTTCACGGCGGTGATCGCCGCGCTGGGCCTGGCCACCAGCTGGTGGGCGCTGGCCATGATCCCGGTGGCGCTGCTGATCGCACTCGGCTTCGCGTCCCTGGGGATGGCGGTGACCAGCTACTTCACCACCTTCCAGCAGATGGATTGGATCAACATCGTGCTGCTGCCGATGTTCCTGTTCTCGGCCACTCTGTTCCCGATCTCGGCGTTCCCGCAGGCCGTGCAGTGGTTCATCATGGCGCTGCCGCTGTGGCACGGCGTCGAGCTGATGCGCCAGCTGTCGGTGGGCCACTTCGAGGCGTCCACTGCCGTCCACCTGAGCTACTTCGTGGCCTTGTCAGTGCTGGGTATCGCCTTCACCACGCGCCGGCTCCGCTCGCTGTTCCTGCGCTGA
- a CDS encoding ABC transporter ATP-binding protein, translating into MPVIEAHALTKTYGELNAVDGIDFEVAPGESFGLLGPNGAGKSTAMRMIGGTSLRTSGTLLVNGLDPEVHGPEVRASLGVVPQTDNLDPELKARDNLLMYGRYFGLPYSYLRPKAAELLEFAQLTDKANEKVDNLSGGMKRRLTIARSLINDPSVLLLDEPTTGLDPQARHILWDRLFRLKETGVTLIVTTHFMDEAEQLCDRLVVMDHGRIVAEGSPASLIRQYSTREVLELRFGSERNAALVDRLRGFATRIEALPDRVLLYTEDGEETLAAVRHDGLEPVTSLVRRSSLEDVFLRLTGRSLVE; encoded by the coding sequence GTGCCTGTCATCGAAGCCCACGCCCTCACCAAAACCTACGGCGAGCTGAACGCGGTCGACGGGATCGACTTCGAGGTCGCGCCGGGGGAGTCGTTCGGCCTGCTCGGGCCCAACGGTGCCGGCAAGTCCACGGCCATGCGAATGATCGGCGGCACCAGCCTGCGCACGTCCGGGACGCTGCTGGTCAACGGCCTCGACCCGGAGGTGCACGGCCCCGAGGTGCGGGCCAGTCTGGGCGTGGTTCCGCAGACCGACAACCTCGATCCCGAGCTCAAGGCCCGGGACAACCTGCTGATGTATGGACGCTACTTCGGCCTGCCCTACTCCTACCTGCGGCCCAAGGCGGCCGAGCTGCTTGAGTTCGCCCAGCTCACCGACAAGGCCAATGAGAAGGTGGACAACCTCTCCGGCGGTATGAAGCGGCGGCTCACCATCGCCCGCTCGCTGATCAACGACCCCAGCGTGCTGCTGCTGGACGAGCCGACCACCGGCCTGGATCCGCAGGCCCGGCACATCCTGTGGGATCGGTTGTTTCGGCTGAAGGAGACCGGGGTCACCTTGATCGTGACCACGCACTTCATGGACGAGGCCGAACAGCTTTGCGATCGCCTGGTGGTGATGGACCACGGCCGGATCGTGGCCGAGGGCAGCCCGGCCTCGCTGATCCGGCAGTACTCCACCCGCGAGGTGCTGGAGCTGCGCTTCGGCTCGGAGCGCAACGCGGCCCTCGTCGACCGGCTGCGCGGCTTCGCCACCCGGATCGAGGCGCTGCCTGATCGCGTCCTGCTGTACACCGAGGACGGTGAGGAGACCCTGGCTGCGGTCCGTCATGACGGGCTGGAGCCGGTGACCTCGCTGGTCCGCCGTTCATCGCTGGAGGACGTGTTCCTGCGGCTGACCGGACGGAGCCTCGTTGAGTGA
- the purT gene encoding formate-dependent phosphoribosylglycinamide formyltransferase — translation MAFTPGVLGTPLSDSATKVLLLGAGELGKEVAIELQRLGAEVIAVDRYPNAPAMQVAHRSHVVDMLDAAALRAVLAAEAPDVVIPEIEAIATAVLAEVEAGGVRVVPTARATQLTMDREGIRRLAAEELGIPTSPYRFVDTLDELTEAVDVLGLPCVLKPVMSSSGKGQSVLRTPEDLVTAWDYAQSGSRTGTAARCIVEGFVRFDSEITLLTVRHVGGTDFCDPIGHIQVDGDYRESWQPAALPPAALAKAKEVAAKVTDALGGWGLFGVELFIVGEDVLFSEVSPRPHDTGLVTLVSQDLSEFALHARAVLGLPAGGGTRLGGPDAPAAASCAVLAEGTGVPRFTGVDAALAGPTAQLRLFGKPAVAGRRRVAVTLARGADVEQARQRARDSAAALSVHLD, via the coding sequence ATGGCATTCACTCCCGGTGTGCTCGGCACTCCCCTGTCTGATTCGGCGACCAAGGTGCTGTTGCTCGGCGCCGGCGAGCTCGGCAAGGAAGTCGCCATCGAGCTCCAGCGGCTGGGCGCCGAAGTGATCGCCGTCGATCGCTACCCGAACGCGCCGGCCATGCAGGTGGCCCATCGCAGCCACGTGGTCGACATGCTGGACGCCGCCGCGCTGCGGGCCGTCCTGGCCGCCGAAGCTCCGGACGTGGTGATCCCCGAGATCGAGGCCATCGCCACGGCCGTCCTGGCTGAGGTGGAGGCCGGCGGCGTCCGGGTGGTGCCCACGGCGCGGGCCACCCAGCTGACCATGGACCGGGAAGGGATCCGCCGGCTGGCCGCCGAGGAGCTCGGCATCCCGACCTCGCCCTATCGATTTGTCGACACGCTGGACGAGCTGACCGAGGCTGTGGACGTCCTCGGCCTGCCCTGCGTGCTGAAGCCGGTGATGTCGTCCTCGGGCAAGGGTCAGTCGGTGCTGCGGACGCCGGAAGACCTGGTCACGGCCTGGGACTACGCACAGTCCGGTTCTCGTACCGGCACCGCGGCCCGGTGCATCGTCGAGGGCTTCGTCCGCTTCGACTCGGAGATCACCCTGCTCACCGTCCGCCACGTCGGCGGCACCGACTTCTGCGACCCGATCGGGCACATCCAGGTGGACGGCGACTACCGCGAGTCCTGGCAGCCGGCTGCGCTGCCGCCTGCCGCGCTGGCCAAGGCCAAGGAGGTGGCTGCGAAGGTCACCGACGCGCTGGGTGGCTGGGGCCTGTTCGGGGTGGAGCTGTTCATCGTCGGTGAGGACGTGCTGTTCTCCGAAGTCAGCCCACGTCCGCACGACACCGGGCTGGTCACCCTGGTCTCCCAGGATCTGTCCGAGTTCGCTCTGCACGCCCGGGCCGTGCTCGGCCTGCCGGCCGGGGGTGGAACCCGCTTGGGCGGGCCGGACGCTCCGGCGGCCGCCTCCTGCGCGGTGCTGGCCGAAGGCACCGGCGTCCCTCGGTTCACCGGCGTGGACGCCGCTCTGGCCGGCCCGACCGCTCAGCTGCGGCTGTTCGGCAAGCCCGCAGTGGCCGGACGACGCCGAGTGGCGGTCACGCTGGCCCGCGGCGCCGACGTCGAGCAGGCCCGGCAGCGAGCCCGGGACTCGGCCGCTGCGCTGAGCGTCCATCTCGACTGA